In Zonotrichia albicollis isolate bZonAlb1 chromosome 9, bZonAlb1.hap1, whole genome shotgun sequence, the DNA window ctgagcagcagaacttgtgcccacatggcagcagctgcctgggccagtgcctttctcaatgctctcattcACACTGCCggtacattttccctgcccctgtgccatggcagtgccctgggccagttcttctgtgaaatcccacagatcctcaagctctcctgctctaaatcctacctcagggaacttgggttTCTTGCTGTTACTGCCTCTTTatcatttggttgttttgtattcattgttttctcctatgtgcagatcttcagagCTGTGCTTAGGATCCCATCTGAGCAGGGACgacacaaagccttttccacctgccttcctcacctggctgtgctctctctGTTATTCACCACTGCTGTGTTTTCTCACTTGAaacccccctccatctcctccccatccctggatgtgaccCTGTCAGTCCTCTACTCAgtggtccctccagccctgaatcccctcatctacagcctgagaaaccaggagctcaaggctgcagtgtggaaactgatgactggatggtttcagaaacaataaactgctggccaatttctgcaaatcacttgaaATGAAAGTGATCTTTGATCCTTcttgttattttcattttggaggttctttctctttttattttactttttaaatctTGTTAACTAATAAATATAATTGTTTTTGCcgtttctcattttgtttctctccaccttccctgtggccacaaaCTGTGTCAATGAGCTCTTGGTGCCTTTAAAGTAACTAAAAGATCTCCCAGCAGTTTTTTgtagagatgcccttttgttgccttctctggagctgcagcagcaatgtctgtgtgaagagctgggggcagatcagtgctggcccagcagctgtgcccagcagcagcagcacttggtgttgccagtgctgctgctgtggccctgccctgctgccctggtggccctggtgttgctgtagggcctgagtgctctcggggccgggcacagccctgggggtggcagtgctcctcatggagctgccaacaacatccccccctCTGCAaacctggcctctcccccagctcacacaggtgccccatccttgcaggcacagacacggcagcactggctcagcagcccctgtttgcattgcacacagcagggggagcatccccatgctgttggtgtggggacatgaacctgagggagcacaaatgccatcagcccctggggccagcaagggctgggggacaccagggaaaccactcagctttgtcctggcctctgcagtcagccagaaagtttgttcccatcagctgggagtttcctatCCCACTACTGCAGGTGCTGTttctcagagccagggctgcctggcagccaccccctaACAGCCCCGAGCATTTCCtttgcttcacctttgctttcctttctctttcctgatccagatttcttcctgttgcccacccctgtttcctcccctgcaaactgcccatccctgtttgccctttcctctctggccccactccccattgcagttcctgacttggccccatgggaacgtcccttggggagcaggaccatcctacaagtgctgcaggaattgtctgcaggctcctgcagtgcctcctgctgctcccttgccagaggcaccccaggccaggggggcacatctgggctgctgtgtctgcctctggggctccctgttctgggcagtgaggaggagctgcagaggctctgcaggactgacaggatgggctttggggctggcaggagaagctgagggacctgggctgctggagcttctgaagaggaggcccagggctcatcctgaaactgctccaagggtggattcagagaatcccagaatcagcaagggtggaacaggccatggagatcatcaagtccaacctgtgccctgacactgccttgtctccctgggcctcctcttttccaggataaacaaccccagccgctccctcagccactcctcacagaacttgtgttccagacctcTTTcgagccttgttgcccttctctggagaCACTCCAGaccctccatgtccttcttaaACTCGAagggccagaactggacacagcactcgaggtgctggaCCAGCCAACCAGCCAGTGCCCCCAAggacaggggaagaatccctgccctgctcctgctggccacaacattctggatccatcccaggagTGATTGTTCTTTCCAGGGGGTCTCTGTAGTGGTCCCAGATGGtcgtggaccccaatgttcccgtgggcctggctgagctggcaggacactgaggctgctgaacttccagttccccttctcacctgtgccctgacactgccttttctccctgggcctcctcttttccaggataaacaaccccagctccctctgctgcctctcacaggacttgtgttccagacctctcaccagccttgttgcccttctctggacatgcccCTCCATGTACTTGCTAAGTTGGGAGCCCAGAATTGGTCACAGCActcaaagtgctgcccaagcagtgctgagtgcagggtaagaatcactgccctgctcctgctggccacaccattgctgatccaggccaggagccactggccttcttgcccacctgggcgcactgctggctcatgtccagcctgctctccatcagtccctgcaggtccctctctgcctggctgctgtccagccactgtgcccagcctgtagtgctgcaggggttgttgtcgTGAAATTGCAGGACCCAGCACCTgaacttgttaaacctcaccttgttggatttgtcCCCTAGATCCAGCCTGTCTAGGACCCTCCAGCAGATCTACACTCCCAGACAAATTGGTATcaccatggttccatgaggcctctgagtgtcccaatggtctccatgattccatgagccctcccagtgtcacaaagtcccttggatccttgggccccaccaaggccctgcagtgtcacaatcgatccttggttccatgaggtctggcagtgcagcaatgtTTTCTTTGGTTccactgtgtcacaatggcctcttggtcccAAGGGCGACCATGGTATCAAACATGTTACCTTCtttccaggagtccctgaggagcagtcCTGGCCTCTTGGTTcaatggggccctgcagtgtcacaatggccccatcatgacaccaggtcctgctctgtcacaatgctctgcatgaTTCTACAAGGCCCTGCAGCGTCACAGAGgcttcttggttccatgaggcctcagagtgccacaatgAATTTCTTGGtgttgcaatgtcacaatggagccctggtgacacaagatcctgcagtgtcaccagggacccttggttccatggggcaccacagtgtcacaattgttccCTCAGTTCCCAGAATCCTTGCAATGGAGCGatggccccttgattccattATTCCCAGGCTCTCACAACTGCTCCCTGGCTGGTTCCCCgaatcacagaatgagcaaTGTTGGGCATtcaattccagcacacacctcagtgtcgaaggaaggggaccaggacaccagttggttcatcatggCCCACTTTATTGAACaaatatcaaacacttatacaacaaataataagcttataaatattctgtaagccaagcaatctattggttaaactatagcattaactcatccacattcctttgagactacgttctctatctctcctggctcactgtccatttctttatcatgttttaagaaaatcaaggacacattatctcacacctgcaaAATTTGGAACTAACTATGATCTtatacttttccattttctaacaaataaattcccaacatctcccctgtttttattaaaaaaaaaaagacaaagaaaagttCTATGGGCTAAGTGTGTCACATTCTTTGCAACACAAAAATAGACAATTCTAACAACTAAACAGTATTTTCAGTTAGTAAGGTTTttctcttacaagggatctaaACTAgggaaacaaacccaaaaaggctatcactaCTTATAAGATATGCTATACAACAGATATAAAAAAGAATTCTATATACTATaaagctcaaacaaaactcaggtgtgttAATATAACtcacaaaaataagctaaaaaTAGTTTGCTCTCTATTTTTAAACAGCAAATTCTGATTGTCTTTAACTAAAGTTTTTCTAATATTTATAACAACACTCTACACACAAGTCATAAAACAAACGCCTATCGTAAAAAcataaatctatctaacattACTTAAACTTAATAGCACTTAAAACACTTAAAGTATTTAAATTTAAGAAAACCTTAACAAAACTTAACTGACTTTAAATTTTATACAACTTAAACCCAATATAATTCAAACTTAACAGAATCTAACTTAGCTTAaacctaatataatttaatcttaacaaaaaacttaacaaaacttaaccttaacagtatttaacattCAACAGCACTTAACAGATAACTTAACTCAAGCTACTTAGTAACAAATAAAACTcactataaaaataaaacacaacatTTAATATAACTTACAGGTCTGCTTCTAAAATACTAAACTAAACCAACTCTTTTTACgtgtttgctgcagcatttttatcTTTGAATGCACTTAAACTTAAGGAGTTTGTTTAAGGTATACctgtaaaaaaaattcttttgaattcagtgtttgcttttaCCTTTACCACATTTAAACAAGgcttaaaaaacacaaaaaaccacacTCGTTATATCTTACTTCTACAATTATTTTAacacatttttaacatttttaaacttttcaaaacataatttcagagtttgatgttcTACTAATTAAAGTCTATGCTTCTAGTGTTTAGAGTCTGTGGCAATACCGGTGACACCAAGACAGCATAACGAATACCAAGCCAAATCGGCCGAAATTTGACTCCCGCATTCACTAagctgatttctctttcacagtctctgctaaaaaaaacaaaagggttCTTCTAACTTAGGTGATAAACGCTGGCGCAACAGTCTTTGGTGTCGTTTATTTACCATCACTGATCTCTTAATTGCAGCAGGaatcttttccttttgttgACAAGAGTTACGATTATTACGGCTGTTAAGGTCTCACACCGAAGCCCTTGCCCGCTGCGGGTCAGAGGGAGAAGCGCTCCGCTGGAAAAAGCGCTCTGGTCCCGCGGCGCTTGTGTCGGAGTGGGCGACCCCGCCGCGCCGGGCTCGGCTCGGCGCGGCGCGGCTCCCCTCGCTCTCGGCCTCCACGGCTGCTGGGCTCGCATCCCGGCTTATGGGCGCGGCTTCCCCGGCGGCTCCCGCGGCGGCTCCCGCGGCGGCTGGCTCGGCTCGGCTTCCACCGCTGCGCCCATGCCGAGCTTGGAGCAGGACAGCTTGGCAGGCGTCCCGAACCGCGGCTGCTTTGCATTCAGAAATATGTTGAAGCAGTGTGTGGTGCATTACTTGCCATGGTTGGCTCAGTTTTTTTGCTGGCTTGTCATCTAACACTGCTTCCCACAGTATATGTCCAGATTTTCTCCGTTCTGAGAGTTCATAGACCGTTTGT includes these proteins:
- the LOC141730233 gene encoding olfactory receptor 14J1-like, whose protein sequence is MSNSSSIRHFLLMALADTRQLQLLHFCLLLGISLAALLANGLIISAVACGHHLHTPMFFFLLNLALADLGSICTTVPKAIHNALWDTRNISYSGCAAQLFFFLFFIGAEYYLLTIMCYDRYVSICKPLHYGTLLSSRTCAHMAAAAWASAFLNALIHTAGTFSLPLCHGSALGQFFCEIPQILKLSCSKSYLRELGFLAVTASLSFGCFVFIVFSYVQIFRAVLRIPSEQGRHKAFSTCLPHLAVLSLLFTTAVFSHLKPPSISSPSLDVTLSVLYSVVPPALNPLIYSLRNQELKAAVWKLMTGWFQKQ